Proteins encoded together in one Halothermothrix orenii H 168 window:
- a CDS encoding ParA family protein yields MGKVMAIVNQKGGVGKSTTAVNLGASISELGKKVLLVDIDPQGNATSGVSLDKSNLEKSIYDVLIEEVDIEESIIPTDITNFHILPANIDLAGAEIELVSMMSRESKLKRVLDPVKEKYDYILIDCPPSLGLLTLNALTAADGVLVPIQCEYYALEGLGQLIQTVNLVQKNLNSDLEIEGVLLTMYDARTNLSQQVIDEVKNYFKNKVYETIIPRNVRLSEAPSFGKPITSYDSASTGAKAYRNLAKEVTGHE; encoded by the coding sequence TTGGGAAAAGTAATGGCTATAGTTAACCAAAAGGGTGGTGTCGGCAAGAGTACTACTGCAGTTAATCTGGGGGCCAGTATTTCAGAGCTTGGTAAAAAAGTTCTCCTGGTTGATATTGACCCCCAGGGGAATGCCACCAGCGGCGTTAGCCTGGACAAAAGCAATCTGGAAAAAAGCATTTATGATGTCTTAATTGAAGAGGTTGACATTGAAGAATCCATTATCCCTACTGACATTACTAATTTTCACATATTACCGGCAAATATTGATCTGGCCGGTGCTGAAATTGAACTTGTTTCTATGATGTCACGTGAAAGCAAACTGAAGAGGGTGCTGGATCCAGTTAAAGAAAAATATGATTATATCTTGATTGATTGTCCCCCTTCGCTCGGCCTTTTAACCCTGAATGCCTTAACAGCTGCAGATGGGGTTCTGGTTCCCATCCAGTGTGAATATTATGCCCTTGAAGGTCTGGGACAGTTAATTCAGACGGTAAATCTTGTTCAAAAGAATCTCAATTCTGACCTGGAGATTGAAGGTGTTTTATTGACAATGTATGATGCCCGGACTAATTTATCCCAGCAAGTTATAGATGAAGTTAAAAATTACTTTAAAAACAAGGTATATGAAACAATTATTCCCCGCAATGTACGATTAAGTGAAGCTCCCAGTTTTGGAAAACCCATTACTTCATATGATTCTGCCTCAACAGGGGCAAAAGCCTATCGTAACCTGGCAAAGGAAGTGACCGGACATGAGTAA
- a CDS encoding ParB/RepB/Spo0J family partition protein: MSKNRLGKGLGALIADNGTGNDKNRIKEIFINHIEPNPFQPRKEFDEEALTELAQSIKENGLIQPVTVRQVKPDRYQLVAGERRWRASQLIGLKKIPAIIRDYTDMQMMEMALIENLQREDLNAIEEAQAYQKMMEEFDMTQEDVARKVGKSRSSIANTVRLLNLAPKVQIYVSRETLSMGHARALLSLKDHKLQIEAADYVIKNKLSVRETERYIHQLKNNLEEKKKKKFEDKKTLEPEWVRAQKLLANYLGAKVKIKKKKEKRVVTIECRNYKDIEKLIMKVNSG, encoded by the coding sequence ATGAGTAAAAACAGATTGGGTAAAGGTTTAGGTGCTTTAATTGCTGATAACGGGACAGGAAATGATAAAAACCGGATAAAAGAAATTTTTATAAACCATATTGAACCGAATCCCTTTCAGCCGAGAAAGGAATTTGATGAAGAGGCTTTAACTGAACTGGCTCAGTCAATTAAAGAAAACGGCTTAATTCAGCCAGTAACTGTTAGACAGGTTAAACCAGATAGATATCAATTGGTAGCCGGTGAGCGGCGATGGAGGGCCTCCCAGTTAATAGGCCTAAAAAAGATCCCTGCTATAATCAGGGATTACACAGATATGCAGATGATGGAGATGGCCCTCATTGAGAATTTACAGAGGGAAGATTTAAATGCCATTGAAGAAGCCCAGGCCTATCAAAAAATGATGGAAGAATTTGATATGACCCAGGAGGATGTGGCAAGAAAAGTTGGCAAAAGCCGTTCCAGTATTGCCAATACGGTCAGGTTATTAAATCTGGCTCCGAAAGTACAGATTTACGTTTCACGTGAAACACTTTCCATGGGACATGCCCGGGCTCTGTTATCTTTAAAGGATCATAAATTACAGATAGAAGCTGCTGACTATGTAATCAAAAATAAATTATCGGTTCGGGAAACAGAAAGATATATCCATCAACTAAAAAATAATCTAGAGGAAAAGAAAAAGAAAAAATTTGAAGATAAAAAGACCCTGGAACCTGAATGGGTTAGAGCCCAGAAGTTGTTAGCTAACTATCTAGGGGCTAAAGTTAAGATAAAAAAGAAAAAGGAAAAACGGGTAGTCACCATAGAATGCAGAAATTATAAAGATATAGAGAAGCTGATAATGAAAGTGAACAGTGGGTAA
- the gcvT gene encoding glycine cleavage system aminomethyltransferase GcvT, with the protein MKKTPLFEIHKELGARLIEFHGWSMPVQYTSIIEEHKAVRNQCGLFDVSHMGEILVEGPGALESLQKIVTNNVARLKKGQVLYTPMCKDDGGIIDDLLVYCLGQDKYLMVVNASNIEKDFNWVRDNSNQRTEVVNESDNYALLALQGPNSKKILEKVSSVNLDSLKFYNFTTGTLKGAEVLISRTGYTGELGYELYLSPDKAVEVWQALMEAGSDLGLIPAGLGARDTLRLEKGYCLYGNDIDENTHPLEAGLGWTVKFDKASFIGKRALLKYKEEGLSRKLVGFKLKGRGIPRHGYPIKDNGDQIGVVTSGSMSPTLSEGIGMGYVRYDKATPGESITIVVRNRAITGEVVKLPFI; encoded by the coding sequence ATGAAAAAAACACCTTTGTTTGAGATCCATAAAGAGCTTGGAGCCCGGTTGATTGAGTTTCACGGGTGGAGTATGCCTGTCCAGTATACCAGTATTATTGAAGAGCACAAAGCTGTCAGGAACCAGTGTGGCTTATTTGATGTGTCCCATATGGGTGAAATTTTGGTAGAAGGGCCCGGGGCATTAGAAAGCCTTCAGAAAATTGTTACCAACAATGTGGCCCGGTTAAAAAAAGGCCAGGTTCTCTATACTCCCATGTGTAAAGATGATGGTGGTATTATTGATGACCTTTTAGTTTACTGTCTGGGTCAAGATAAGTATTTAATGGTTGTTAATGCCAGTAATATCGAAAAAGATTTTAACTGGGTCAGGGATAACAGCAATCAGAGAACAGAGGTTGTTAATGAATCTGACAATTATGCTCTTTTAGCATTGCAGGGCCCGAATTCAAAGAAAATCCTGGAAAAAGTTTCTTCAGTAAACCTTGATAGCTTGAAATTTTATAATTTTACAACAGGAACCCTGAAAGGAGCAGAAGTCCTGATTTCACGAACCGGATATACCGGGGAGCTGGGCTATGAGCTTTACCTGTCTCCAGATAAAGCGGTAGAGGTGTGGCAAGCCCTGATGGAAGCTGGAAGTGATCTCGGACTTATACCGGCTGGATTAGGAGCCAGGGATACCCTCAGGCTGGAGAAGGGATACTGTCTTTACGGTAATGATATAGATGAAAATACCCACCCCCTTGAGGCAGGACTGGGATGGACTGTTAAGTTTGATAAGGCTAGCTTTATTGGGAAAAGGGCCCTGTTAAAGTATAAGGAAGAGGGTTTAAGTAGAAAACTGGTTGGTTTTAAACTTAAAGGAAGGGGAATTCCCCGCCATGGTTATCCTATAAAAGATAATGGTGACCAAATTGGGGTAGTTACCAGTGGTAGTATGTCGCCTACTCTCAGTGAAGGTATCGGTATGGGCTATGTGAGATATGATAAAGCTACTCCGGGAGAATCTATAACTATTGTTGTAAGAAACAGGGCAATAACAGGGGAAGTTGTTAAATTACCTTTTATATAA
- a CDS encoding bactofilin family protein: MLGNKNDGKVTEEMKSKVETILGNGTKIEGDLFTKGSLRVEGEVIGNIKAEGDLFVGEKGKLKTEIDARNVIIAGTVNGNIVAREKLEILPSGQLNGDIKTKKLKIEEGAVFIGSSSPLNGKSDNDKYKKEAASTRKK, from the coding sequence ATGCTTGGCAACAAAAATGATGGTAAGGTAACAGAAGAGATGAAAAGCAAAGTAGAAACTATTCTAGGAAATGGTACAAAAATAGAGGGGGACCTATTTACAAAAGGTTCTTTAAGGGTTGAAGGAGAAGTTATCGGCAATATTAAAGCCGAGGGCGATCTTTTCGTAGGGGAAAAAGGCAAACTAAAAACTGAAATAGATGCCAGAAATGTTATTATTGCCGGAACCGTTAATGGTAATATAGTAGCCAGGGAGAAACTGGAGATTCTCCCCAGCGGACAATTAAATGGTGATATTAAAACCAAAAAGCTAAAAATTGAAGAAGGAGCAGTCTTTATTGGATCCAGCAGTCCCTTAAATGGAAAATCAGATAATGATAAGTACAAAAAAGAAGCTGCTTCTACCAGGAAAAAGTAA
- a CDS encoding YkvI family membrane protein: protein MKVGRTWRIALTYIGAVVGAGFSSGQEIWHFFGRHGLNGLQGIFISALFFCILGPVYFRFNSELGVKSYHDFLYRYFPYPVAVLIDFIYIFFLIGSISVMLAGSGTLFNEVVGLSYRTGIMTTLVFILATLYLKVEGVLTVNSYLIPVLIVITVLTVVLFLPEFSINFYFQELKGSLEGNNWFTDSVLYGSYNLSIAMAVITGIGRKEDKKTLMSGGIIGGIILLILNLLIFLGVAAAFHSPPSGEIPMLFLAAQRGKVLYIGYIVGLYFAMVSTAIGNYYALNHRLISLFNLKYAIGLLIISIMILPLTRSGFAGLVEKLYPAFGYLGFIILTGYLFTLIRYKIRGKDDK, encoded by the coding sequence ATGAAGGTTGGAAGGACATGGCGTATTGCTTTGACATATATCGGGGCTGTAGTTGGAGCCGGTTTTTCTTCAGGTCAGGAAATCTGGCATTTTTTTGGTAGACATGGTTTAAATGGTTTACAGGGGATATTTATATCAGCCCTGTTTTTTTGTATCCTGGGTCCTGTTTATTTTAGATTCAATAGCGAACTTGGGGTCAAAAGCTACCACGACTTTTTATACAGGTATTTTCCTTATCCTGTGGCGGTCCTGATAGATTTCATATATATTTTCTTTCTAATAGGGAGCATATCTGTTATGCTGGCCGGTAGTGGAACTCTTTTTAATGAAGTGGTCGGATTATCATACAGAACAGGGATTATGACAACACTGGTCTTTATACTGGCAACCCTGTATCTTAAAGTTGAAGGTGTTTTAACGGTAAACAGTTATCTAATTCCAGTACTAATAGTTATAACTGTATTAACAGTGGTACTGTTTTTACCTGAGTTTAGTATAAATTTTTATTTTCAAGAACTAAAAGGGAGTCTGGAGGGGAACAACTGGTTTACTGATTCTGTACTATATGGCTCTTATAATTTATCGATTGCCATGGCTGTTATTACCGGAATCGGACGTAAAGAAGATAAAAAAACCCTGATGTCAGGTGGTATTATCGGTGGAATTATCCTGCTGATATTAAATTTATTAATATTTCTGGGAGTAGCTGCTGCTTTTCATAGCCCTCCATCGGGTGAAATCCCTATGTTATTTCTGGCAGCACAGAGGGGAAAAGTTTTATATATAGGGTATATTGTCGGTCTTTATTTTGCCATGGTTTCAACTGCCATCGGAAACTACTATGCCTTAAACCACCGCCTTATTAGTTTATTTAATCTTAAATATGCTATCGGGCTTCTAATAATTTCTATTATGATCTTACCCCTGACCCGGTCCGGTTTTGCTGGACTTGTTGAAAAACTTTACCCTGCCTTTGGTTATCTGGGGTTTATAATCTTAACAGGCTATCTATTTACCCTGATAAGATATAAAATAAGGGGAAAAGATGATAAATAG
- a CDS encoding M23 family metallopeptidase, with translation MEKWRKKIKEYLMEKVSITITPSPRYKIKTFSMRRITPVIILLIICTTIGVLGYLYKHYQYSYIEVSQTLTTLRGVKEENKELKEELMALSNVTEELKEDVNKLKEHKQEIRSMIQHDKKEDDENNVNLTLQTFFSYNNGIIQSGLPMGGSEYHIYYQEPARLIKRMKQTIDHLKKELPEEKKDYNKLEKSVKHYNALMAATPSIWPLADRGRGFITSEFGWRKDPADNNRREFHDGLDIGVMYNTPVLATADGKVTFAGWMNGYGWVVKIYHGFGFETRYAHLNRIKVKKGQWVKRGQVIALSGNSGKSTGPHLHYEVRKNNIPQNPRNYIGR, from the coding sequence GTGGAGAAATGGAGGAAAAAAATTAAAGAATATTTGATGGAAAAAGTGAGCATAACAATAACTCCATCCCCACGGTATAAAATTAAGACCTTCTCAATGAGAAGAATTACTCCTGTAATCATACTATTAATAATCTGTACCACCATCGGGGTTCTGGGTTACCTTTATAAACATTATCAATATAGTTATATAGAGGTAAGCCAGACATTAACTACCCTTCGAGGAGTTAAAGAAGAGAACAAAGAACTCAAAGAAGAATTAATGGCCTTAAGCAATGTTACAGAAGAGTTAAAAGAGGATGTCAACAAACTTAAAGAACACAAACAGGAAATAAGAAGCATGATTCAACATGATAAAAAAGAAGATGATGAGAATAACGTAAATTTAACTTTACAGACGTTTTTCTCCTATAATAATGGAATTATCCAGAGTGGTCTGCCGATGGGTGGTAGTGAGTATCATATATACTACCAGGAACCAGCCAGGTTAATAAAAAGAATGAAACAGACTATTGACCATCTTAAAAAGGAATTACCTGAAGAAAAAAAGGATTACAATAAGCTGGAGAAATCGGTAAAACACTATAATGCCCTGATGGCAGCTACACCCAGTATCTGGCCTCTAGCCGACAGGGGGCGGGGCTTTATTACATCTGAATTTGGTTGGAGAAAAGACCCGGCCGATAATAATAGACGTGAATTTCATGATGGACTGGATATTGGTGTTATGTATAATACACCCGTGCTGGCCACCGCTGATGGCAAAGTTACATTCGCTGGCTGGATGAATGGCTATGGATGGGTTGTTAAAATATATCATGGATTTGGTTTTGAAACCCGGTATGCCCATTTGAACAGAATTAAGGTTAAAAAGGGCCAATGGGTTAAGCGAGGACAGGTAATTGCTTTAAGTGGTAATTCAGGTAAGAGTACAGGTCCTCACCTTCATTATGAAGTCAGAAAAAACAATATTCCTCAAAATCCTAGAAATTACATAGGGAGGTAA
- a CDS encoding DUF554 domain-containing protein, with product MMGTVINVVAIITGSVIGLLIKGKLPDKIQKTVMDGLGLAVILIGLQMALETKNILIVIFSLVIGGVTGGVINLEEGLNKLAVSLEKKYAKSGDGLFVQGFIQASLVFCVGPIAIMGAIQDGINGDPTILINKAILDGISSIAFSATFGLGVIFSAVAVLIYQGGITLLATWAQGFLVSTIITEMTATGGLIILAIGLNILKITDIKVGNLLPSILVAILLARIFLV from the coding sequence ATGATGGGAACAGTAATAAATGTTGTTGCTATTATAACTGGCAGTGTAATTGGATTATTGATAAAGGGAAAATTACCCGACAAAATACAAAAAACAGTTATGGATGGGCTGGGGTTAGCCGTTATCTTAATTGGATTACAGATGGCCCTGGAAACAAAAAATATTTTAATAGTAATATTTAGTCTGGTGATCGGTGGTGTAACTGGGGGGGTTATTAATCTTGAAGAAGGGCTCAACAAATTAGCTGTTAGCCTTGAGAAAAAGTATGCAAAATCAGGTGATGGTTTATTTGTTCAGGGATTTATTCAGGCCAGCCTTGTTTTTTGTGTGGGACCAATTGCAATTATGGGAGCCATTCAGGATGGTATAAATGGTGATCCAACTATATTAATTAATAAAGCTATTCTTGATGGTATTTCCTCTATAGCTTTTTCAGCAACCTTTGGATTAGGGGTTATTTTTTCAGCTGTTGCTGTTTTAATTTATCAGGGAGGAATAACTTTACTGGCTACCTGGGCTCAGGGTTTTCTCGTCAGTACAATTATAACAGAGATGACCGCAACCGGGGGACTGATTATTTTAGCTATTGGTTTAAATATACTAAAAATTACCGATATTAAAGTAGGAAATTTATTACCTTCCATTCTGGTAGCGATTTTGTTGGCCCGGATATTTTTAGTTTAA
- a CDS encoding protease complex subunit PrcB family protein, whose product MYIIFWVLIITIFILGLFAFFQPGSEEGVDKRVVEFTVIEKEVHGEYKEPSYIVKEGEDFFDITISRGEKPTSGYGVEVTRVTREGKNITIWLRFSDPAPEEFVTQVITHPQITIRIKRDALKEVTNPVFIFKNSEGKLLEKSGS is encoded by the coding sequence ATGTATATTATTTTTTGGGTATTAATAATAACCATATTTATTCTGGGTTTATTTGCCTTTTTCCAGCCGGGAAGTGAGGAAGGGGTTGACAAAAGGGTGGTTGAATTTACAGTAATTGAAAAAGAAGTTCATGGGGAATATAAAGAACCGTCCTATATAGTGAAAGAGGGAGAGGACTTCTTTGACATTACTATTAGTCGGGGCGAAAAACCGACCAGTGGATATGGAGTTGAAGTTACGCGGGTTACCCGGGAAGGAAAGAACATAACGATCTGGCTCAGATTTAGTGATCCCGCCCCTGAAGAATTTGTCACACAGGTAATTACCCATCCCCAGATAACTATTAGAATAAAAAGGGATGCTTTAAAAGAAGTAACCAATCCTGTATTTATATTTAAAAATAGTGAGGGGAAGTTACTGGAAAAAAGTGGTTCATAA
- the noc gene encoding nucleoid occlusion protein produces MKLPFIQVDKLKDKDGVIMIPVDKIEPNPYQPRKDFKEEDLNELADSIKSYGVIQPITVRVKDDGYELIAGERRLRASRYLGLNEIPAVIKELTDREMAEIALVENLQRKDLNFMEEARAYQKLLEQFKLTQKELAQRLGKSQSTIANKLRLLSLSNDVQEQINSPLITERHARALLKLDNKEQQIKVIEEIKDKKLTVKQTEQMVNKLLDNKNRKAKVVTVYKDLRIFTNSLKKTINEMKSAGLEVKVDKEESDDFIEFKIRLPKKE; encoded by the coding sequence ATGAAATTACCATTTATACAGGTCGATAAGCTAAAGGATAAAGATGGAGTAATAATGATTCCGGTAGATAAGATTGAACCCAATCCATATCAGCCACGGAAAGATTTTAAAGAAGAGGATTTAAATGAACTGGCTGATTCTATTAAGAGTTATGGGGTTATTCAACCAATTACAGTGAGGGTTAAAGATGATGGCTATGAATTAATTGCAGGTGAAAGGAGGCTAAGGGCTTCTAGATATCTGGGATTAAATGAAATACCGGCTGTAATTAAAGAACTCACCGATCGGGAAATGGCTGAAATTGCCCTGGTAGAGAATTTACAGAGAAAAGACCTTAATTTTATGGAAGAGGCCAGGGCATACCAGAAGTTACTGGAACAGTTTAAATTAACTCAGAAAGAGCTGGCCCAAAGACTCGGTAAAAGCCAGTCCACTATAGCCAATAAACTTCGCTTACTATCACTCTCAAATGATGTCCAGGAACAAATTAATTCACCTTTAATTACAGAAAGACATGCCCGGGCCTTATTGAAACTTGATAATAAAGAACAGCAGATAAAGGTTATTGAAGAAATTAAAGACAAGAAGTTAACCGTGAAACAGACAGAGCAAATGGTTAATAAACTCCTTGACAATAAAAACAGGAAGGCAAAGGTAGTAACTGTATATAAAGATTTAAGGATCTTTACAAACTCTTTGAAGAAGACCATAAATGAGATGAAATCAGCTGGTCTGGAGGTAAAGGTGGACAAAGAAGAAAGTGATGACTTTATAGAATTTAAAATAAGGCTCCCTAAGAAGGAGTAA
- the yyaC gene encoding spore protease YyaC, producing the protein MVKIFINNNRVHIDNKQAALILHSIIHKHMVKLKYRPDRKLIVVCVGTDRSTGDSLGPLTGTFLKKYRPERTTILGNINNPVHASNLESVIDKINSNYTKPFIIAVDAGLGKQSSVGYIDVKKGPLQPGTGVNKKLPEIGDMHITGLVNVGGYMEYLVLQSTRLSLVMKMAKIIAEGLKLSIETFQKEESVID; encoded by the coding sequence ATGGTAAAAATATTTATAAATAATAATAGAGTTCATATAGATAACAAACAAGCAGCTTTAATATTACACTCCATAATTCATAAACATATGGTTAAACTTAAATACCGCCCTGACAGAAAGCTTATTGTTGTCTGTGTCGGTACCGACCGCTCTACCGGTGATTCTTTAGGACCACTGACAGGTACTTTTTTGAAAAAATACCGGCCCGAGCGAACCACCATCCTGGGAAATATTAATAATCCGGTTCATGCCAGCAACCTTGAGTCAGTTATTGATAAAATTAATAGTAATTATACCAAACCTTTTATCATTGCTGTTGATGCCGGATTGGGAAAACAGAGCAGTGTCGGTTATATAGACGTAAAAAAAGGCCCCCTGCAACCGGGGACCGGTGTTAACAAAAAACTTCCTGAAATCGGCGATATGCATATTACCGGACTTGTAAATGTAGGAGGATACATGGAGTATCTCGTCCTCCAGAGTACCCGTTTAAGTCTGGTCATGAAAATGGCAAAAATTATTGCCGAAGGTCTCAAATTATCAATTGAAACCTTCCAGAAAGAAGAAAGTGTTATCGATTAA